Part of the Arsenicicoccus sp. oral taxon 190 genome, TCGCGAGGAAGATCAGCATGGAGCGGACGTCGCGGCCCTGGCGGCGGGCCAGCACCAGGTCCGCGGCGAAGAGGCCGAACACCGCGCCCGACGCGCCCACGGTCGGGGTCCACCAGGCGGCCTGCCACATCCCGGAGGCCTGCATCGGGCTGCTCGTCGCCTGCGCCAGCAGCAGGTAGCCGACCGACCCGCCGACCGCGCTGACCAGGTAGAGCGCCAGGAACCGCGCCCACCCCATGGCGCGCTCGAGCGGCTGGCCGACCGTCCACAGGGCCAGCATGTTGAAGAGGATGTGCATCAGCCCGCCGTGCAGGAACGCCGCGGTGACGAACCGCCAGGGCTCCTCGCGGCCGGCATACGGCGTGAACCACAGCTCACGCTCGAGCCCGGGGACGAAGCTCTGCAGCAGGAAGACCACCGCGCACGCCACCACCAGGGTAAGGGTGACCGAGGTCCCCTGCGCGAGCGCGCCGGCGGGGGCGCCCAGCGAGGTGCGGGCCCGGGGGGCGGTCCGGGCGTTCTCCCGCACGCAGTCGAGGCAGTGGATGCCGACGGCGGCCTGCCGCTGGCACTGCGGGCACGCCGGCCGGCCGCAGCGCGAGCACCGGACGTAGGCGACCACGTCGGGGTGGCGCGGGCACGTGGGGGCCTGCTGGTCGGGCGGCAGCTGGGGGGAGGTCATCGGTCGGGGTCCTCGAGGGTCGCAGGGGCGCGTCACCGGTCCGGGTGTGCGTCGACCGCGGCCCGCTCCGGGGGCACCGCACGTGGGGCGCCACCTCGGCAACGGGCCGCGGTCGGGCGGGGTTCCGCGGCATACGCCACCAGAACCCCGTGGTCAGGCGAGGGTCACTCGGAGACGGTCGTGCTCTCGATGACGACCGGCTCGACCGGCTTGTCCATGGCGCCCGTGCTCACGGCCGCGATCTTGTCGACCACGTCGCGCGAGGACTGGTCGGCGCACTCGCCGAAGATCGTGTGCTTGCCCTGCAGCCAGGTCGTGGCACCGACCGTGATGAAGAACTGCGAGCCGTTGGTGCCGCGGCCCATGCGCTTGCCGGCGTTGGCCATGGCGAGCATGTAGGGCTTGGTGAAGTCCTTGTCGGGGGAGATCTCGTCGTCGAAGGGGAAACCGGGCTTGTCGGGCTGGCCGGTGCCGGTGCCCTGGGGGCAGCCGCCCTGGATCATGAAGCCGGGGATGATCCGGTGGAAGGTGAGGCCGTCGTAGTAGCCCTCCTTGGCCAGGCCCGTGATCTTGGCCACCGTGGTGGGAGCAGCCTCGGGGAAGAGCGTGAGGGTGATGTCACCGTGGTTGGTGTGCAGCGTCCAGTTCATGACGTTCATCCTCGCACGGACCGCGGCACACGACCCGGCACAGGACCCCGGCATAGGACCCCGACGGCCCGGGTAGGGGGGAACCGAAGGAAACGTGCACACGTTGTCCCGGAACGGGCAAGATGGGCTGCGACGCCCCGCGTATCGATCTCCAGGAGGACCTATGTTCCGCAACAAGTACAAGATCGAGAAGAAGAGCAAGCTCGAGCTCGCGCAGGAGGACGCTGCCGCCAAGGCCGGCGCGTTCCGCGTGTCGGCCGCCAAGAAGGCCGACAACGTCAAGAGCAACGCCAAGCCCGCCGCCCTGGCTGCCGCCGGAGCGGTCGCCGCCGGCGCCGCCACGGCCGCCGACAAGGTGAAGGACTCGGTCGCCCACGGCGTCGAGATCGCCGCCCCCAAGGCCCAGGAGGCCGTCGAGCAGGCCGCGCCGCTCGTGGACAAGGCGCACGACACCATCGTCGACGACATCCTGCCCAAGGTCGTCGAGGCCATCGCCGGCATCGCCGCCGGGAGCACGGCCGCCCGCGCCGCCTCCAGCGAGAAGGGCGCCGAGCTCGGCAAGGGCGCCCTCGGCTTCATCGCCTCCAAGGAGGCCGGCCAGAAGCTCATCGAGCAGGTCGAGCCCAAGGTCTCCAACAAGCAGCTCAAGAAGGAGCTGAAGAAGGCCGCCAAGCAGAACAAGAAGGGTGGCGGCGGTTTCCTGATCACCCTCGGTCTGCTCGCGACCGCCGCGGCCGTGGCCGCCGTCGTCTACAAGAAGACCGCGCCGCAGGACGACCCGTGGGCGACCCCGCTGGCCGACCCCTACACCGGCCCGCAGTCCTCGACGATCGGCACCGGCACCTCCACGTCGAGCACCACGACCACCATGTCGAGCACCACCTCGACCTCCGCCGCCCCGATCGTCTCCGACCACGAGGCCGGCGACCCGCTGTCCGCCGTCTCCACCGAGCCGGTCATCCTGGACTCCAAGGACCAGGAGCAGTACGCCGCGACCACGCCGTCCGACGCGACCGCCTACGACCGCACCGACGACGGCGCCGGCCAGGCCATCGACAAGGGCGCCGACCCGGGCGCGGGCCAGCACCGCGACGACAAGCCGCGCGACCAGCACTGATCCTCGGCCTCCCGCACCTGCGCGACGACGGTGGCCCCCCGATGCGGGGGGCCGCCGTTGCGGCATACGGGCCGGGCATCCATCGTCCGATGGACGAGGCGCCCAGCGTGGTCGGGGAGACTGGCCGTATGACGAACGCCCCCTCCCAGCCTGACCACCGACCCGCCGCGCTGACCCCGATCTACTGGGCCGTCGTGGCCTACACGACGCTGGGGCTGGCGAGCGGGCTCTACTACCGCGAATTCACGAAGGCGCACGACTTCCACGGGGTGACGCAGCTGGCGTTCGTGCACACCCACCTGCTGGCCCTCGGCACGCTGCTGGGGCTGATCCTGCTGCTGCTGGAGCGGGGGTTCGGGCTGAGCCGGACCGCGCAGTGGATGCCGATGTGGATCACCTACAACGCGGGGCTCGTGATCACCGCGACCATGCTGACGGTGAAGGGCACCCTGCAGGTGCTGGGCTCGAGCTCGGCCACGTCGCCCGCCCTCGCCGGGATCGCGGGGCTCGGCCACATCCTGCTGACGCTGGCGCTGGTCTTCCTGCTGGTGGCGCTGAAGAAGCGCCTGCCCGCCTGAGCCAGAGGGTCCGCGGCGGGTCGGGAACGGCCTGTGTCGGTGTCGGTGGAGCCTAGGGGACTCGAACCCCTAACCCCCTGCCTGCAAAGCAGGTGCGCTACCAATTGCGCCAAGGCCCCGGTGCGCCGCGAGGCGCTCGGACGACTATACCGGCTTGGTCGCCTCGGCCCACAGCGCGTCCTCGGCCCGGCGGGCTCGCTCGCGCTGCAGCCCCCACAGGCCCGCCAGCAGCAGACCGGTGCCCACGATGATCCGTCGCATCAGGTTCCCCTTCCTCTCGCAGAGCCTCCAGCCTAGTCGCTGCGCGCTCGACCCCCGGGCCCTGACGATCAGGGCGCTCACACGCGGTAGCGGTGGACCTCCCGGCCGGTCAGGCGCCGCACCGCCACCGTCCCCGCCGTCAGGTCGTAGGCGGCCGACCACTGCGTGTGGCCCTGCCGGACCTCGTCGAGCAGCCGCAGCGCGCGCGCCTCGTCCAGCCGGCCCCGGCTGCCGCTCAAGACCTCCCGGCACCCGGGCATACCGGGGGTGCGCGGCGCGCGCAGCGACCGGCGTGCTCGCGAGCTGGAAGTTCTCCAGGCACTGCCACGCCACGCCGCGCCCGCGCTCCTCGATCCGGGGGCGCCCGTCGACCAGCTCCACCGTCGCCGACGCGCCGCTGCGGTCGGCCAGCAGGTAGTGCAGCGCGGGTCCGCCCGTGAAGTCGAGCGAGCACCGGCTCATCAGGTCGGCCGCGGCGGGGACGTCCCGGCACCGGTCGAGCACCAGCCGCACGATGCCAACCCCACCCACGGGCGCCGTCCCCGGCCGCTGCTCGGAGCGTCCCTCCGGGTCCTGGGCCAGCCCGATGAAGAGCCCGTGCTCGTTGACGCCGTCCACCACCCGGCCGTGCGCCCGCAGCAGCCGACGCCGCACGTCGGGCTCCCCGAGCCGACCCAGCTGGTCCTGCGGGAGGTCGCAGAACGACAGGTCGCACATCCCGATCGATCGGGGCCCACCCGTCGCCCGAGACCGTATGACGGCCGCCGGGTTGGGGTCCCAGTCGAAGTTGCGGCCCACCACCACGCGGCCGTGGTCCCCGGCCGCCACGAAGATCGTGCACCCGAAGGGCAGCCGCTCGGCCGCAGCCCCCGCCTGCTCCGCCGACGCGGGGTCCAGGTGTGCGGCCTCGCCGGCCCAGCTGAGCTCGTGCAGCGGCGGCGACCCGACGGTCCGCCACGACGCCAGGGTGGCGCGCTCCTGCGCCGCGGTCTGACGCGTCACCAGAGGTCGGGCGAACGGAGCCGCGGCTCCGCCCGGCGGGCCACCAGCTGTTGCCGGCGAGGCCGGGGTCGCGATCGGCGGGGGGGAGGCCGTCGTCGGGAGGCTCGCGCCCGGCTCCAGCTCGGTGCCGGGCGAGTGCGACACCCCGATGACCGTGGCGACCCGGGCCCCCTGGCCGCACCCTGCCAGGCCTGTGGCGGCCGTGGCGAGGCCGGCCGCGAGCACGCTGCGCCGCGTGACGTCCATGCCGTGAATCTAGCCAGGGATGACGAAAGGAGCCACCGTCCCGGACGATGGCTCCTGCCGTGGTGGGCCTAACAGGACTTGAACCTGTGACCTCTTCCTTATCAGGGAAGCGCTCTAACCGTCTGAGCTATAGGCCCTCACCCGCGCCGCGAGCCCCTGTCGACCAAGGGCTCGGCGCGAGGACTAACGCTACCGCATGCGCCGCGCGCCGACCAAAACGGTCAGTCGTCGGTGAGCGTCTGCTTGACGCCGCCGACCAGGCTCGAGCAGATGTTGTAGAGGAACGCGGCGAGGGTGGCGAGCGCGGTCAGCAGCACGACGTTGATGAACGAGATGACGATCGCCAGCGACAGCACCCGGCTGAAGCCGACGTAGTCCATCAGGTCGAAGTGCTTGCCCGAGGGCAGCAGCGACAGGATCGACTCGTTGATGGAGGAGAACACCCCCATGCCGTTGAGGATCATCCAGAGCACCGCGACCAGGACGACCCCGGCGATGCCCGCCGCCACGGCCAGCAGGAAGGCCAGCTTGAGCACCGACAGCGGGTCGATGCGCTGGACCCGCAGCCGCGCCTGGCGCGGGCCGGCGGTGCTGGTCACGCCCGACGAGGGTCCCGGACGGGAGGCCCCGCGGGGGGCTTCGTCGACCGACGAGGCGGGGAGCGTCTCGGTGCGGTCGTCCTGGGAGCTGCTCACTGGTCGTCCTCCTGGGTGGTGCCGTCAGCGTCGTCCGCCTCCACGCTAGTGCCTGCACCCGGCTCGTCCGCGCTCGCAGCGCCGTCGGCGGTCGGGGTGACGCCCTCGCCCTCCAGCTCGGCCTGCTCGTCCGCGGCCTCCTCGACCTCCCGCTCGGTGCTGCGGGCGACCGCGACGATGGCGTCGTTCTTGCCGGGGTTGGCAAAGCTCACGCCCTGCGTGTTGCGGCCGGTGTAGCGGACCTCGTCGACGCGGGAGCGCACGATCCGCCCCTTCTCCATGACGACCATGACCTCGTCGTCCGGCGCGACGACCAGGGCGCCGACCAGGTCGCCACCCCGCTCGGACGCCTTCGCGACGAGGACCCCGAGGGTGGCGCGGCCCTTGACGGGATACTCCGACGCGAGGGTGCGCTTGGCCAGGCCGTTCTCGAAGACGACGAAGACGTCCGGGTCGGTGTCCTCCTCGATGACGTTCATCGCCAGCAGGTGGTCGCCGTTGCGGAACTTCATGCCGGTCACGCCGCTGGTGCTGCGCCCCATGGGCCGCAGCACGTCGTCGGACGCGGTGAACCGCACCGACTGCCCCTTGACCGAGACCAGCAGCAGGTCGTCGGCGGCCGACGCCAGCGAGGCGCCGACGAGCTCGTCGCCGTCGCGCAGGTTGATCGCGATGAGGCCGCCGGACCGGTTGGAGTCGTAGTCGTCCAGCCGCGACTTCTTGACCAGGCCGTTGCGGGTGGCGAGCACCAGGTAGGGGACGTTGATGTAGTCCTTGATCGCCAGGACCTGCGCGATCGTCTCCCCGGGCTGGAAGGCCATCAGGTTGGCGACGTGCTGACCCTTGGCCTCACGGGAACCCTCGGGCAGCTCGTAGGCCTTGGCCCGGTAGACCCGCCCCAGGTTGGTGAAGAAGAGCAGCCAGTGGTGGGTGGTGGTCGTGAAGAAGTGCTCGACCATGTCGTCCCCGCGCAGCGTCGCGCCGCGCACGCCCTTGCCGCCCCGGTGCTGGGAGCGGTACTCCCGCGTCACGGTGCGCTTGGCGTAGCCGCCCCGCGTGATGGTGACGACGACGTCCTCCTCGGGGATCAGGTCCTCCATCGACATGTCGCCGTCGAAGGGGACGATCTCGCTGCGGCGGTCGTCGCCATACTTGCTGACCAGCTCGGTGAGCTCGTCCCCGATGATGGCGCGCTGCCGCTCCGGCTTGGCGAGGATGTCGTTGTAGTCGTCGATCTTGGCCTGCAGCTCGTCGTGCTCCTCGACGATCTTCTGCCGCTCCAGGGCGGCCAGGCGGCGCAGCTGCATCTCCAGGATCGCCTGCGCCTGGACCTCGTCGATGTCGAGCAGCTCCATCAGCCCGTCGCGGGCGACCTCGACGGTCCGCGACGCGCGGATCAGCGCGATGACCTCGTCCAGGGCGTCCAGCGCCTTGAGGTAGCCGCGCAGGATGTGGATGCGCTCCTCGGCCTTGCGCAGGCGGTACTTCGTGCGCCGGACGATGACCTCGACCTGGTGCTCCACCCAGTAGCGGATGAACGCCGATACCGGCAGCGTGCGCGGCACCCCGTCGACCAGCGCGAGCATGTTGGCGCCGAAGGACTGCTGCAGCTGGGTGTGCTTGTAGAGGTTGTTGAGCACGACCTTGGCCACCGCGTCGCGCTTGAGCACGATGACGAGCCGCTGCCCGGTGCGCCCGGAGGTCTCGTCACGGATGTCGGCGATGCCCTGCAGGCGGCCCTCCTTGGCGAGCTCGGCGATCTTGAGCGCCAGCGCGTCCGGGTTGACCTGGTAGGGGAGCTCGGTGACGACCAGGCACTGCCGGCCCTGGATCTCCTCGACGTTGACCACCGCGCGCATCACGATCGACCCGCGGCCGGTGCGGTAGGCCTCCTCGATCCCCTTGTGGCCCATGATCAGCGCGCCGGTCGGGAAGTCCGGGCCCTTGATGCGCAGCAGGCACGCGTCGAGCAGCTCCTCGCGGCTGGCCTCCGGGTGCGCCAGCAGCCAGTGGACCGCGTCGGCGACCTCGCGCAGGTTGTGCGGCGGGATCTGCGTCGCCATGCCGACCGCGATGCCCGCCGAGCCGTTGACCAGCAGGTTGGGGAACCGCGCCGGCAGTACCGTTGGCTCCTGGGTCTTGCCGTCGTAGTTGTCCTTGAAGTCGACGGTCTCCTCGTGGATGTCGCGGACCATCTCCATGGCGAGCGGCATCATCCGGCACTCGGTGTAGCGCGGTGCGGCGGCGCCGTCGTTGCCGGGGGAGCCGAAGTTGCCCTGCCCGTCGACCAGCGGGTAGCGCAGCGACCACGGCTGCACCAGCCGCACCAGGGCGTCGTAGATCGCCGAGTCGCCGTGCGGGTGGTAGTGACCCATGACGTCGCCGACCACGCGGGAGCACTTGTTGTAGCCGCGGTCGGGGCGGTAGCCCCCGTCATACATGCCGTAGACGATGCGGCGGTGCACCGGCTTCAGACCGTCCCGCACGTCCGGGAGCGCGCGGCTGACGATCACGCTCATGGCGTACTCGATGTAGCTGCGCTGCATCTCGGCGTTGAGGTCGACCGGCTCGACCCGGTCGACGATGGGCGGAGTCTGCTCACTCATGAAATCTCAGGCCTCTCAGGAGGTGACGTATGACGAAAAGGCGGCGGGGTCGCCATACGGCGAGTCAGGCGTCGAGGAACCGGACGTCTCGGGCGTTGCGCTGGATGAACGAGCGACGGGACTCGACGTCCTCGCCCATGAGCACGGAGAAGATCTCGTCGGCGGCCGCGGCGTCGTCGAGCGTGACCTGGAGCAGCACCCGCGAGTCGGGGTCCATGGTGGTCTCCCACAGCTCCTGGTAGTTCATCTCGCCGAGGCCCTTGTAGCGCTGGATCGGCGCGTCCTTGGGCAGCCGGCCGCCCTGGGCCTGCCCGGCCGCGACCATCTCGTCGCGCTGCCGGTCGGAGAACGCGAACTCGTGCTCCCGGTTGGTCCACTTGATGCGGTAGAGCGGCGGCTGCGCGAGGTAGACGTAGCCGGCCTCGATCAGCGGGCGCATGAACCGGAAGAGCAGCGTCAGCAGCAGGGTGCGGATGTGCATGCCGTCGACGTCGGCGTCGGCCATGAGCACGATCTTGTGGTAGCGCGCCCGGGTGATGTCGAACTCCTCGCCGACGCCCGTGCCGAAGCCCGAGATCAGCGCCTGGACCTCCTGGTTGGCGAGGACCTTGTCGATGCGGGCCTTCTCGACGTTGAGGATCTTGCCGCGGATGGGCAGGATCGCCTGGGTCATCGGGTTGCGGCCCTGGGTGGCCGAACCACCCGCCGAGTCGCCCTCCACGATGTAGACCTCGGAGACCGAGGGGTCCTTGGACTGGCAGTCCTTGAGCTTGCCGGGCAGCGAGTTGGACTCCATCAGGCCCTTGCGGCGGGTGGCCTCGCGGGCCTTGCGGGCGGCGATGCGCGCCGCGGACGCCTGGATCGCCTTGCGGACGATCTCCTTGCCCTCGGCCGGGTGCCGCTCGAGCCAGTCGCCGAGCTGGTCGGTCATCGCCCCCTGCACGAAGCCCTTGACCTCGGAGTTGCCGAGCTTGGTCTTGGTCTGCCCCTCGAACTGCGGCTCGCCGAGCTTGACCGAGATGACGGCCGTCAGGCCCTCCCGGATGTCGTCGCCGGTGAGGTTGTCGTCCTTGTCCTTGAGGAGGTTCTGCTTCCGCGCGAAGTCGTTGATCAGCCTGGTCAGCGCCGCGCGGAAGCCCTCCTCGTGGGTGCCGCCCTCGTGGGTGTTGATGGTGTTGGCGTAGGTGTGCACCGACTCGGAGTAGGCCGTGGTCCACTGCATCGCGACCTCGACGGACAGCGCCTTGCCGGGGTCCTCCAGCTCGAAGTCGATGATCTCGTCGTTGACCACGTCCGCTCGCTTGGACGAGTTGAGGTGCTGCACGTAGTCGACGAGGCCGTTGTCGTAGCGGTAGGTGACGGTGCGGCCCTTGGCCCGACTCTTGGCGTCGGTCGCGACGGCGTCCTCGGCGCCCTCGGCCGCGGCGTCGGCGGTCTCGTCGACGGCGCCCATCTGCTCGGCCTCGAGGTCGGCGTCCGCGTCGGCCTGCGCCTGGGGGCGCTCGTCGGTCAGCGTGATCGTCAGGCCCTTGTTGAGGAAGGCCATCTGCTGGAACCGCGCCCGGACCGTCTCGAAGTCGTAGGTCGTGGTCTCGAAGATCTCCGGGCTCGCCCAGAAGGTGATGATCGACCCGGTGAGGTCGGACGCCTCCTCCTGCGCCAGCGGCGCGACGGCCTCGCCGTGGTCGAACTCCATCCGCCAGGCGTGGCCGAGCTGGTGGATCTCCGCGGTGAGGCGGGTCGACAGGGCGTTGACCACCGAGGACCCGACGCCGTGCAGACCGCCGGAGACCTTGTAGCCACCGCCGCCGAACTTGCCGCCCGCGTGCAGCTGGGTGAGGACGAGCTCGACGGTGCTCATGCCGTACTGCTCGTTCATACCCGTCGGGATGCCACGGCCGTTGTCCTGCACGCGCACCCCGCCGTCGGCGAGGAGGGTCACGTCGACGCGCGTCGCGTAGCCGGCGAGCGCCTCGTCCACGGCGTTGTCCACGATCTCCCACACGAGGTGGTGGAGGCCGCGCTCACCGGTGGACCCGATGTACATGCCCGGGCGCTTGCGCACCGCCTCCAGACCCTCGAGCACCTGGATCGAGCTGGCGTCGTAGTCGCCACCCCCGCCCGGTGCCTGCTGGGCCAGCTCCTGCGCGAGCTGCTCGACCGCCTCGGGGCCGGTGGGTTCCTCGACGTCCGCCACGGTGCTCCTCACTGTCTGTGCTTCGTATGCCGATCGGCCGCCTCGACGCACACCCGGACCGGATCGGTGCTGCTCGCCACCATGGCAAGCCGTCGTCCAGTCTATCGGTCCCGCGACGCAAACCGTGCCCGACAAGGCCCTTGGCGGGCGATTTCACGAAAAAACAGGCCCATCCCCATGGTCCCCCTCACGACCGGGTCCGTCAGGGGCCCCTGCGCGCGTCTGACGGAGCATCGGAGAGGCTGAGAGGGGGAGAGGCGTGAGGCGGGGGCGACGTGAGGGGGGACGTGGCAGGAGAGGTAGCAGAGGTGGCCGCAGGGTCAGCCGTCGCGGCGCAGCGTGGCGATCAGACCCTCCACCGCCCGAACGTCCCGCTCGATCGTCTCGGCGGGGCGCGGCCGGGTGACGGGCTCGGCCATGATGCGTGCGAGCGGCTCGCGGGCCAGGTCGAAGGCTGCGTGCGACCGTCGCAGGTCGGGGTGCCAGCAGGCCCCCAGCACGAGGTAACCGAGGGCGGACACCGAGCGCTCCATCCGCCGGTAGGGGGCGACGGCCCGGGGCGCGTCCGCCGCGGCCCGCCGCGCCACCGCGTCGCACTCCAGCAGCTCGTAGTAGAGGTGGCGCCGGTGGTCCAGCGCCGTGCGCGTCGTCAGGGCGTCGGCGGCCAGGTCCTCCAGCACCCGCTCGATGGCGACCACGACGCGGCGGGCGTGGCCGCGCAGCTGCAGCTCCGCTCGGCTCCGGCCGGTGAGCCACAGCACCGCGAGGGCGGACGCGACCCCCACCAGGGTGTCCACGAGCCGGTCGGCGACGGTGGTGTCCACGGGTGCTCCCGGGGCCGAGGCGGTCCCGATGGTCAGCGCCAGTGGGGTGATGGCCACGACGGCGAGCGCGTAGTTGCGCGTGACGAGCAGCTCGACCACCAGCTGCAGCGCCACGACCACCAGCACCACCCACCAGCCCTGCACGTGGAGCATGACGAGCAGCGCGAAGACCAGCAGGCCACCGAGGGTGCCGATGGTGCGGTGGATGCCCCGGACCGTCTGCGTCTCCCGGGTGCCGCCCTGGTGCAGCACCAGCATGGCAAAGGCGACCGTCCAGTAGGCGTGCCCGCGCCCGCTCACCACCGCGACGGTCCCGGCGAGGGCGGTCGCGACGAGGACGCGGGTGCTGATCAGCAGCACCTCCGAGGGCCGGCGCACGGCCGCCCGCAGCACATATCCCGCCCGGGGCCGACCGAGGGAGGAGTCGCGCAGCTGCTCGGCGTCCAGAAACGGGTCGACGCGGGTCGGTCGGTCGATGTCGTCCTGGGCGGCGTCGTCGTCGACCGAGCCCCAGGGCTGCGGCTCGGCTCCGCTCGCGCCCGGGTCGTCGGGCAGCGTCCCCGTGGCCTCGGCCACCGCGCCCAGGCGGTGGTGGGCGAGGCGGGCGGTGGCGGCGGCATACCGCTCCTGGACCTGGGCCAGCGCCGCCACCTGCGGCGGATGGCTGCCCCCGTCGCTCACCGCGGTCCAGCCGGCGTGCAGGGCCCGGGACGCCGCGGCGCGGCTGGGCTCGACCTCGTCCTGCGGGGCGGACTCATAGATCGCGACCGCCCGGTCGGCCGCGGCCACGGCCCGCGCCTCGGGGCGGTGCGGACCCACCAGCAGGTCGCTCATGCCGACGCACCACGCCACCAGGGCTCCCGCGCAGGTCGCGAGGATCGCGG contains:
- a CDS encoding rhomboid family intramembrane serine protease; the protein is MTSPQLPPDQQAPTCPRHPDVVAYVRCSRCGRPACPQCQRQAAVGIHCLDCVRENARTAPRARTSLGAPAGALAQGTSVTLTLVVACAVVFLLQSFVPGLERELWFTPYAGREEPWRFVTAAFLHGGLMHILFNMLALWTVGQPLERAMGWARFLALYLVSAVGGSVGYLLLAQATSSPMQASGMWQAAWWTPTVGASGAVFGLFAADLVLARRQGRDVRSMLIFLAINLVIGFTVPNIAWQAHLGGFVTGAALAAVIWATRSRDRARWQWPAVGAVLATLVVLAVVKYSLSPAPLGWLGAVGLG
- a CDS encoding peptidylprolyl isomerase, which gives rise to MNWTLHTNHGDITLTLFPEAAPTTVAKITGLAKEGYYDGLTFHRIIPGFMIQGGCPQGTGTGQPDKPGFPFDDEISPDKDFTKPYMLAMANAGKRMGRGTNGSQFFITVGATTWLQGKHTIFGECADQSSRDVVDKIAAVSTGAMDKPVEPVVIESTTVSE
- a CDS encoding DUF2871 family protein, coding for MTNAPSQPDHRPAALTPIYWAVVAYTTLGLASGLYYREFTKAHDFHGVTQLAFVHTHLLALGTLLGLILLLLERGFGLSRTAQWMPMWITYNAGLVITATMLTVKGTLQVLGSSSATSPALAGIAGLGHILLTLALVFLLVALKKRLPA
- a CDS encoding linear amide C-N hydrolase; translated protein: MDVTRRSVLAAGLATAATGLAGCGQGARVATVIGVSHSPGTELEPGASLPTTASPPPIATPASPATAGGPPGGAAAPFARPLVTRQTAAQERATLASWRTVGSPPLHELSWAGEAAHLDPASAEQAGAAAERLPFGCTIFVAAGDHGRVVVGRNFDWDPNPAAVIRSRATGGPRSIGMCDLSFCDLPQDQLGRLGEPDVRRRLLRAHGRVVDGVNEHGLFIGLAQDPEGRSEQRPGTAPVGGVGIVRLVLDRCRDVPAAADLMSRCSLDFTGGPALHYLLADRSGASATVELVDGRPRIEERGRGVAWQCLENFQLASTPVAARAAHPRYARVPGGLERQPGPAGRGARAAAARRGPAGPHAVVGRLRPDGGDGGGAAPDRPGGPPLPRVSALIVRARGSSAQRLGWRLCERKGNLMRRIIVGTGLLLAGLWGLQRERARRAEDALWAEATKPV
- a CDS encoding DUF3566 domain-containing protein encodes the protein MTSTAGPRQARLRVQRIDPLSVLKLAFLLAVAAGIAGVVLVAVLWMILNGMGVFSSINESILSLLPSGKHFDLMDYVGFSRVLSLAIVISFINVVLLTALATLAAFLYNICSSLVGGVKQTLTDD
- the gyrA gene encoding DNA gyrase subunit A, yielding MSEQTPPIVDRVEPVDLNAEMQRSYIEYAMSVIVSRALPDVRDGLKPVHRRIVYGMYDGGYRPDRGYNKCSRVVGDVMGHYHPHGDSAIYDALVRLVQPWSLRYPLVDGQGNFGSPGNDGAAAPRYTECRMMPLAMEMVRDIHEETVDFKDNYDGKTQEPTVLPARFPNLLVNGSAGIAVGMATQIPPHNLREVADAVHWLLAHPEASREELLDACLLRIKGPDFPTGALIMGHKGIEEAYRTGRGSIVMRAVVNVEEIQGRQCLVVTELPYQVNPDALALKIAELAKEGRLQGIADIRDETSGRTGQRLVIVLKRDAVAKVVLNNLYKHTQLQQSFGANMLALVDGVPRTLPVSAFIRYWVEHQVEVIVRRTKYRLRKAEERIHILRGYLKALDALDEVIALIRASRTVEVARDGLMELLDIDEVQAQAILEMQLRRLAALERQKIVEEHDELQAKIDDYNDILAKPERQRAIIGDELTELVSKYGDDRRSEIVPFDGDMSMEDLIPEEDVVVTITRGGYAKRTVTREYRSQHRGGKGVRGATLRGDDMVEHFFTTTTHHWLLFFTNLGRVYRAKAYELPEGSREAKGQHVANLMAFQPGETIAQVLAIKDYINVPYLVLATRNGLVKKSRLDDYDSNRSGGLIAINLRDGDELVGASLASAADDLLLVSVKGQSVRFTASDDVLRPMGRSTSGVTGMKFRNGDHLLAMNVIEEDTDPDVFVVFENGLAKRTLASEYPVKGRATLGVLVAKASERGGDLVGALVVAPDDEVMVVMEKGRIVRSRVDEVRYTGRNTQGVSFANPGKNDAIVAVARSTEREVEEAADEQAELEGEGVTPTADGAASADEPGAGTSVEADDADGTTQEDDQ
- the gyrB gene encoding DNA topoisomerase (ATP-hydrolyzing) subunit B, encoding MAQQAPGGGGDYDASSIQVLEGLEAVRKRPGMYIGSTGERGLHHLVWEIVDNAVDEALAGYATRVDVTLLADGGVRVQDNGRGIPTGMNEQYGMSTVELVLTQLHAGGKFGGGGYKVSGGLHGVGSSVVNALSTRLTAEIHQLGHAWRMEFDHGEAVAPLAQEEASDLTGSIITFWASPEIFETTTYDFETVRARFQQMAFLNKGLTITLTDERPQAQADADADLEAEQMGAVDETADAAAEGAEDAVATDAKSRAKGRTVTYRYDNGLVDYVQHLNSSKRADVVNDEIIDFELEDPGKALSVEVAMQWTTAYSESVHTYANTINTHEGGTHEEGFRAALTRLINDFARKQNLLKDKDDNLTGDDIREGLTAVISVKLGEPQFEGQTKTKLGNSEVKGFVQGAMTDQLGDWLERHPAEGKEIVRKAIQASAARIAARKAREATRRKGLMESNSLPGKLKDCQSKDPSVSEVYIVEGDSAGGSATQGRNPMTQAILPIRGKILNVEKARIDKVLANQEVQALISGFGTGVGEEFDITRARYHKIVLMADADVDGMHIRTLLLTLLFRFMRPLIEAGYVYLAQPPLYRIKWTNREHEFAFSDRQRDEMVAAGQAQGGRLPKDAPIQRYKGLGEMNYQELWETTMDPDSRVLLQVTLDDAAAADEIFSVLMGEDVESRRSFIQRNARDVRFLDA
- a CDS encoding FUSC family protein, which produces MSSDALRRHARSVLALNPSAPRRVVAVKAALAMGLPLAAAQLAGRLSLGLLASLGVLTILYGPATPGRFRARLMAVVGAGLVASVSLGALVAGRPVLTVVALVAVAVLATFACVTLKVGPPGAYFFALTLGVANVAVAHGTSAGTAILATCAGALVAWCVGMSDLLVGPHRPEARAVAAADRAVAIYESAPQDEVEPSRAAASRALHAGWTAVSDGGSHPPQVAALAQVQERYAAATARLAHHRLGAVAEATGTLPDDPGASGAEPQPWGSVDDDAAQDDIDRPTRVDPFLDAEQLRDSSLGRPRAGYVLRAAVRRPSEVLLISTRVLVATALAGTVAVVSGRGHAYWTVAFAMLVLHQGGTRETQTVRGIHRTIGTLGGLLVFALLVMLHVQGWWVVLVVVALQLVVELLVTRNYALAVVAITPLALTIGTASAPGAPVDTTVADRLVDTLVGVASALAVLWLTGRSRAELQLRGHARRVVVAIERVLEDLAADALTTRTALDHRRHLYYELLECDAVARRAAADAPRAVAPYRRMERSVSALGYLVLGACWHPDLRRSHAAFDLAREPLARIMAEPVTRPRPAETIERDVRAVEGLIATLRRDG